The Juglans regia cultivar Chandler chromosome 16, Walnut 2.0, whole genome shotgun sequence nucleotide sequence AGACTGCACCAGAACAGCCTAGTGATCCTCCCACAGATCCAGCTTCTAGTAATGGTACCGCTGTTGAGAGATAGCCTCCTGGCGTTACTTTGGATCAGGTACGAGCtctgtttgtggagttcgttgagcCCATCATAAACAAGCTTAGGGATCTGGAAGGATCTATTAAAATGTTGCAAGAGGATGTTGACATACTAAGACCCAATGattgttttagttattattttatttctttatgttgtattgaacattatatatttgagatataattaatgtatggtttttattttttgtgtttactactttgtttatttttttcattttacttgtcgttcatgataatataaaaaatgataatgataatataaaaaatgatactatctttaaagttatatttatataaatttaacataaaataaatcgctattgaagttaattacataaaatatatttatgtatttataaatattttaactcaccgcaaatcataatatataatatatacacatttttatattttaaaaatgataacaaattaatggaaaaaatatttattactttaatagaaaaaatatatgcacaaatctaTACTgataaaagaattaattgaaaACATTTTCGTTTGAACAAGgaattttaagttcgaacggttattaacttttttcatgaaaaataaattaattttcagctaatattattattcaaacagatTACATACTGTTCGAACGGGCATTAATTCCATGTTCGAATCTATATAgttatgttcgaacggttttctttttttgagacgatttagttcgtcacaaaatatattattcaaatagatattttttcgttcgaacgaaTTTAGTAGCTCAGAtatttttagagacgaaatgtcatttccaaaaataatttttagagataaaatttaatttgtccctaataaatttcgtccctaaaaattaaattttgtagtGTTATGAAGTGTAGTTGTACTGCTCATGTGCTGTGAATTCCAACTTTATCCGAAGATAACTTTATTTGTGTGGCTGCGAGAGAGTAGAGATGGGTTCCATTTCTGCAGGTTCTAGAGGTCATGTTGTCTGTGTTCCATACCCACTGCAGGGCCACATCAACCCAATGCTCAAGCTGGCCAAGCTCCTCCACCACAAAGGCTTTCAAGTCACTTTTGTCAATACGCAGTACAACCACAACCGGTTACTCAGGTCCCGAGGCCCCCATGCCCTCGACGGCTTGCCGGACTTCCGTTTTGAGACCATACCCGATGGACTTCCACCTTCGGATGCCGATGTCAGCCAGGATATGTCTGCTCTTTGCGTCTCCAGCACAAAGAGTTGCCTCGCTCCACTCCTCAACCTCATCCACAAACTCAACGACATGACCACCTCTTCCGACGTACCGCCTGTGACCTGTATTGTGTCTGACGGCGCCATGTCCTTCACTCTTGATGCTGCTGAAGAATTCGGAATCCCAAATGTACTTTTCTGGACTTCTAGCTCTTGCGGCATCTTGGGCTTTATGAATTGTCGCCAACTAGTTGAACGAGGTTTAACACTCGTCAAAGGcacgtattatatatatttctatccTCATCCATATATAGTCATTATATCATACAAAAAGGTTTCTGTTTGATAGATTAATTTTCAAGTGAGCCATGCTAAATCCTCACAAATTTTATACCTTTGACTTTGATGTGTGTATTCACAGATGAAAGCTATTTTAAGAATGGGTTTTTAGAAACCGCTGTCGATTGGATTCCCGGGATGAAGAACGTCCGTCTGAAGGATCTTCCAGCTGTTCTTCCATCAACGGATGAGAACAAAATAATGATCGACTTCCTCATCCGTGAAACCGAGAGAAGTCCAAGAGCTTCGGCTGTGGTTTTGAACACGTTCGACCCATTTGAAAAGGACGTTTTAGATGCTCTCTCGTCTTTTCTTCCTCCTATATACACCATCGGTCCACTTCCGTTGCATGCCGATCAGATTGAAGACGACAGTTTGAAATCTATAGGTACCAATCTGTGGAAAGAACAGCCCGGGTGTCTGGAATGGCTAAATACACAAGAACCCAACTCAGTGGTGTTCGTGAATTTTGGGAGCATCACCGTGATGACGCCCCAACAACTCGTCGAGTTTGCTTGGGGACTCGCCAACAGTGGAAAACCCTTCTTGTGGATTATAAGGCCTGATCTTGTGGTGGGCGATTCAGCTGTTCTGCCTCCTGAATTTGCTATCAAGACTAAAGATCGATACATGTTAGCAAGTTGGTGTCCCCAAGAACAAATCCTGAAGCACCCATCAATAGGTGGGTTTTTGACGCATTGTGGGTGGAATTCCACGCTTGAAAGCGTGGGCGGTGGAGTGCCCATGATCTGTTGGCCCTTCTTTGCGGACCAAATGATGAATTGCAGGTATTGCTGCACTGAATGGGGCATTGGGATGGAGATAGATAACAACGTTAAGCGGGACGAGGTTGAGAAACTGGTGAGGGAGTTAATGGAGGGTGTTAAGGgtaaagaaatgaagaagaaggtgaTGGACTGGAAGACAAAGGCAGAAGAGGCTGTCAAACCTGGCGGTTCTTCTCACCAGAACCTGGACAAATTGATTGCCGATGTTCTCCTACCTGGAAATGTTTAAATCCAGACAGAGAAGCCACTTTCAAgtttataataataaacttatcTATAGGATTTATCTGGTTGCCTTGTTGCATATAtgcatttttaaagaaaatctaATTGGTactttatatttgttttaacaTTCATATAATGTGTGGCTCTAACTTCTCGCTCAAAAGTGAGTtcaacacgtgaaatatttaattaaataaattaaatataaaattagaattcaAACTCAGAATCTCTACTATAATATCACGTAAAATTATCAATTGtctcaaaaacataaaatgatataagagatatatttaatcatttatactGTTTTAACaattatatcaaatcacatctatttataaatagatttaatttcataagatttttttttatagacctatccctcttttattttaaacCTAGCCTTTCTCTTGATCAAGCTAGCGAGAGTACTTAGTTGGAGTCAATGTTGTTAGAAAGCTGGGATCTGGGCTTTCGCTGCCTATGGCCTTGGACATAGTGTCAATtgatttggttttaaaaatccCCATCTCTATAATAAAGGTCTGGGCTGAGGCgggctgggctgggcttggACTGGATAGGGGGCAAGGGACCTAACCAACACTTGAGGCGGACCACATGGTGCTGACCTGGATCCAAAGAGGTTCAGCCCAAGCAGTAGATAGTCCTATCGGATGTGGGTAAAGTTTGGAGATACTTATTACATCTCACCTGCCTTCCAATTCCTTAGGCCGGAACATTGCTGTGCGCCGATTTGCTTCTGCTTGGTTCCTTCAAATGAAAGATTAACATGATACCATTAAAAGAAGTCTAGAGATTGATGAACAAGAAAGGTTTATCCTTAATCCATGGATTCACGCGAGATTGCATAACGTTTGACGTTGTAACACTTCAGTTAAATTCCTAAAATACTGTAGATAATAAATTCCTCACTTAGAAGGTGAGTACCTCCAGAACGAtggaagaagatggagaagatgGAGAAGAATACTTAACTGTCTATTACTTTTTgcataaaaaactcaatattTCATCCCCTGCTACATTGTTCACCACATCAGTGACACTAAAAAGGACATCACAGGAAttggagaaatgatacttgcagttgtgagtgtgcaagtgtcgtgcagtcgctttgaaaaaagtgaataaatataggacccacatgaaaagaaattaattttttaatagtaaatctcactctttttcaaagcgattgtacGACGATTGCGCATTCCATGaatgtatgtagcattactcattaaagATAAGTTCAACCCTCACCGCGTGTCTTTCCCAAATGCTTCACAGCTTCAAGATCCAACAGCTACGAACTGGAACCCCAACTACTAAAGCTTTGACTTGTTGACTGGCCTTTAGACTTCATACTTTCCTTTTCTGTGTATTTCTCCCAAGCTTCTCCTTCATCTTCAACCATAAACTCTTCTTTACAACCAATTGTGACAATACTCCCCCGTTAAAACACCTTGCCTACAAGGTGGGGAGACGAGCTCTCCAGGCTAATATACGATTCCCAAGTGGCGTCCTTAGCCCTCTGTCCTTGCTAATGCGTAACTACCTTTGTCACTGGTTTATTGTTTCTTTTGACCACACTGCGAGCCAAAGCTTCCTCAGGCTTTAAGACACCCGCTGCATCCACAGGGTGGTATAGTAGCTAAAGGCGTAATCTTGACCCccaatttatttttcaactaaGATGCATGAAAAATAGTATGTATCTTGACAGATGGAGATAGATCCAGGCGGTAGGCTACCAATCCCACCCTTTGCAACACTTGAAAGGCCTCGTAATACCTCGGAGACAATTTTAGATCCCTCCTCTGTGACATTGATATCTAGGCTGTAAATGGAGATAGACCCAGTCCCCGATGATAAACTCCCTTTGTCCTCTTTAAATCGGCATACCTTTTCATTCTCTCTTGGGCTTGGCATAGGCTCAGTTTTAACACTTTCATAATCTGATCCCTTGACTTATGCTCTTCCTCTGCTGATTCTCATTTTGCTGTGCTAAGGATGTAATTCTTGATGCGAGGGGGTGCGTACTCGTATAAGGCCTCGAATGGAGACAACCTTGTTGAGACATGAATATTGGTGTTGTACCATCATTCGGCCAAGGAAACCCACTTGGACTAGTCCCTTGGCTGATCTCCATCAAAACATCTTAGGTAATTCTCTAAACACTTATTTAATGCTTCTGATTGGCTACTGGACTGGGGGTGGTACGTAGTGGAGAAAGCCATTTTCACCCCTGTAGTTTAAAAAATTCCTGTAAAAAATGACTGGTAAAGGTAGGGTCACGGTTTTAGATGATGGATAGGGGTAGGCCATGGTGTTTAAAGATATGTTTAAGGAAGACCTGGGCTATGGTTTTTGTTGTGTAAGGGTGGGCTATGGGTGTGAAATGGCTATACTTTTGCAGGCGATCCACCACGACTCAAAGGTTGTTCTACTGTTGTGAAGAGGGAATGTCTTCTATGAAATCCATGGTTATATGTGACCCTGGTTGAGAGGGTACTAGTAACTTGGTAAGGGTTGTAGAAGTCCGCCAGGATAACTCTTCTCACCTTTCACCCTCTGGCACACATCACATTCCCTCGCATATTTCTTCACATCTGCCTTGAGTCCAGCCcagaaaaatttcttttgagCACGGTGCATAGTCTTGTCATAACTTGCATGTCCTCCCAATGAACTCTCATGTACCAAGTCTAATAGCTTAGCCTTAAAGGCCTCATCCCTCGAAACATATAGTCGACCTTCTTAAAACAAAAGGCCCTCTCTGTAGGTATAATGGGGTGGTAAGGGTTTGGAGGTCAGCTCCTGAAGTTGAGGGTCATCAGCATAGGCAATCTTTAACTCAGCAAGCTAGTCCACTTAGGGAAATGAGATCAAACAGAGAATGGCTTCTTCTGGTTCTATTTTCCTTGAAAGTGCATCAGCAACACGGTTTTCCTTGCCCCTCTTATACTCTACTATAAAATCGTACCCCAATAATTTAATTAGCCATCTTTGTTGCATGGTAGTGCCAACTTTCTAGTCTAGTAAGTACTTTAGGCTCTATTAGTCAATTTTGATGGTAAAAGACTAGCCCAATAGATAAGGGCGCCACTTGTAGACTGCCAAAATGCCAAAActtgtgaaaataattatttttcataagtgGAAAGCAATTTTCACCTTCAAATCTTGACCGAAAAACATGATTGGTCTTCCACCTTGCATGAGCATTGCCCCCACTGCTCCCCCGAGGCATCACACTCTATGCTGAAGGGCTATGAGAAATCTAGTAGGGCCAAGACTGGTGGCTGTGTGACTCTGCCTTCAACTTTTCAAAGGCCTCCCTTGCTTCGGGTGTCCACTCAAAGTCGTTCTTCCTTAGCATTTAAGTGAGAGATACTCCTATACCCCTGTATCCCCTAATAAATCTTCTATAGTAGCCTGTTAGGCCAAGAAAACCTCTAAGCCCTTTTATTGAATTAGGAAGTGACCACTGCAACATGACTTGCAATTTCTCGGGGTCTGCCCAAACCCCTTGAGCCAAGATCAAGTGTCTCGAATAAGTAATCTTACTGCAGCCAAACTGACACTTTGATAGTTTAGCTAGAGTTGTTGCTGTCTCAATATCTCCAAGGTAGTTTTTAAGTGATCAACATGCTCCACTTCACTCTTATGGTAGATCaagatgtcataaaaaaatcaagacaaatttCCTAAGAAATGGTTTAAACACTTCATTCATGAGGCTTTGAAAAGTCGAGGGCACGTTAGTTAGCCTAAAGGGTATAACTAAAAATTTGTAGTGGCTCTCGTGTGTTCGGAAGGCTGTTTTGTGAACATCTTCAAGCCTAACACGGATATGGTGGTAACCAGACCTGAGATCCCGcttagaaaaaattttagagCCATGTAATTCATCCATAAGGTCTATTACGGAAAATAGGTCTCACTGAAACAGGTTTTGTTTGGGGCAGTAGGTTGATTGAGTGGTCCTGTGACCTAGGAGGGGGTAACCCTTAGGTTCTGCAAACACATCAACATATACTTCCAACAACTCTTGTATTGGCCCAACTTTTTGTTCAGCTTCGTAACTCTCGGGTTCTTTCATTAGTGCTGCCAATTTGTGATTCATGTTTAAGTCCCCCTCCTCTATGAGTTGGTAAGCTGCCATCGCTTTAACTTTCACCTTGTAATTTTTATGAGTAAATTGCATCATGAGCCTCTCAACCATTGGATGACTAACCATCGTGAGCCTCCAAACCCCTCAACCATTGGATGACTAACACCATGTCACACCCAGCCAAGACAAGGACAAGCATGATGTCTACAAAATTAACCCCTTGAATACTAAACCTTGTATGGACACTTTCCCCTTCACTTAGTAGTTGCTCCCCACTAGCCATCTTGACCTTAACTCGCTTGTCTTGGTTAATAGGTAGCTGTCCCATCTCCACAATAGCTGGGTCAAGAAAATTATGCGTGATGCCCGTATCTATTAAGATGATGGCCCATTGGGAGCCTACTTTCCCTTTCACCCTTATAGTTCTAGGATTAAGGGAGCCTGTGATAGCATGCAATGATATATTGGGATTGGCCTTAACAGAGTTGAGGTCCAATGAGGCTAGAACCTGTTCTTGATCTTGCAACTCCACCTAATCTATAACAACCCGatctaatattattaggaataaattatggataattttattgggtCTAAATTAGGTTAATGGGCTAAGTGGGAATTGACCCGAAAAATTTATAAGACAGGTTGTATTACTTTTAGAGATTGAGTCGAGGCCTATAATTCACTGAAAAGCCCAAATCTCGTACTCCCAAAACTTGAGGCCCACACCCGTTTGCCTTAAACTGTGAAAACCAACTCAATTTATGATAAGTTTCTCCACCTCGCACGTCTCCACTCTCATGTACATGCACGTCTCTATTCCTCTAGGTTTCCTTTTGATTCTCAatcacctatataaatatataaa carries:
- the LOC108995677 gene encoding 7-deoxyloganetin glucosyltransferase-like; the encoded protein is MGSISAGSRGHVVCVPYPLQGHINPMLKLAKLLHHKGFQVTFVNTQYNHNRLLRSRGPHALDGLPDFRFETIPDGLPPSDADVSQDMSALCVSSTKSCLAPLLNLIHKLNDMTTSSDVPPVTCIVSDGAMSFTLDAAEEFGIPNVLFWTSSSCGILGFMNCRQLVERGLTLVKDESYFKNGFLETAVDWIPGMKNVRLKDLPAVLPSTDENKIMIDFLIRETERSPRASAVVLNTFDPFEKDVLDALSSFLPPIYTIGPLPLHADQIEDDSLKSIGTNLWKEQPGCLEWLNTQEPNSVVFVNFGSITVMTPQQLVEFAWGLANSGKPFLWIIRPDLVVGDSAVLPPEFAIKTKDRYMLASWCPQEQILKHPSIGGFLTHCGWNSTLESVGGGVPMICWPFFADQMMNCRYCCTEWGIGMEIDNNVKRDEVEKLVRELMEGVKGKEMKKKVMDWKTKAEEAVKPGGSSHQNLDKLIADVLLPGNV